ttcctttctctctgcCACATGTGGCTTCTGGCCTTTTTGGTTGTTACTATGGACATTTCTTGCATATAATTAGCGTTCATCTTGATGTGATATGACATAGAGCATTTGGATTCGGGATTAGACTGAATTATGTTTAGCGATGTGCTTGATGCTTCTGTTTATTGTTATCTGCTATTTGTTATGAGTTGATCTACATACACGATACAACATAGAGCGACTGAAGCAAGTTAAAATTCTACTTTCTAGCTTTCTCCCAAGAATCATCTACAGTACATACTATCTCCGGTGCTTAGTATGATTACATGGCGAGTCTGTAACAAAACTGCATAAAACAATATTACCTTATCCATAGACAATGGATACTCTTGTATGCTTGGTGGGTCCAATAAAAATGCAGATCCCAATAGTTTCACAAGCGTCTCTGGAATGTGGGCAACTTCCCAATCCGACCACCACAGACGTACGTGTTAAGCCATCCACATAAAATATAGAACATCTACCACTAACTCGCCAATGCAATCCCCTGATCATCGATGCTTCCACGGTACAAAGTAAGCTTATACTTCCCGATAAGTTAAGCTCTGATGACATGCTTGGCGAACCCAACTATGACATGTAATATGTACAAAATGGTAAATGTAAATCATGACGTGCGTGGCTGGGTTCTATACTCGGCCGTGGCTGGATAGGGGTGAGCCACCAGGTCCCTATCGAAGGGATGTATGAGTTTACTGTGGAGCAACGTGCAGACTTAATGAGTATCATATCATACTGGACTTTTCAAACAGGGTCCGGCTGCATGCGCCCCTACTAGTTGGTGTCCTTATCCCCTTCCCTGTTGGTATGCCTGTCTTTTATGCATTCCGCGGGACACGTACATATGTACGTACTTTGTACACTTGATAAACAGTGCCCTGCTACTTGATTACTACCGCCGTATATTTTCGCATATAGTGCATGTCTTGCACAATTTATGCAGTCCGCGTCATTTTCATGGGTCAGAACACAGTAGATTTCTCGGAGGCCCTCCCGGTTTCTGTCCTGCGGCTAAAATCATCTCTTATTGGAAGCCCTGTGGGTAAAGACTGAGGCTATTGGCTGTCGTTGTTGATACTGGTATTTGGTACAGTTTATAATGCTTGCTAGGCTTCACTCCGCTGTGCAATTACGGGCCGATTCTTGGGCTCTTTCCTCTGTATTAGTACCAAGATTGCCTAAGTCGATTGCACTACCTAGATTACTCAAATAGCttaaatagattatataGGTGGATGTAGGGAATGGGGGTAAATGGTTAATTCTCAACCTATCAGAACCCAGGCACTTTCACGCAGGCCCCTAGAATGCTTGCTTCACTTGCACCCCTCTGCGCAATAATGTGGGTAGGGAATTCCGTCTGGTGGCCCTAAAGCTGTAGCTTCTTCCGGCCGCTGAGCTGCCCGGATAGCCCATCCAATTCAAACATTATACAGGGCTGCGCAAAAGGATCTGGTTTCTGAGAATTCCCTCAGCTCCGAGGTCCTATTGTCAATTTCCGCTTTACGACTAGCTCAGGACCGCTTTTTGCAGTGCAGTGCTCAGTGATCGATTCCCGGATAGGGAAAGGTGGAAGTGTCCAATGGAATGCCGGAATGCCGGAATTGAAGGATGTCAAGCTTATGTTCGGTTTTACTCAGAACACCGGGGGCCCGTTACTTCGGTGAACAGGCGAGCGAGACCAACACGGGCACAGAGCTGAAAAAGATGGTAGTGCATTCTTTGGGTCGACTTTTAGTCTTCAATTCCTATCAACCTCTATACTACAGTAGTAGGGACCTGGGCCTTAGAATATACTATTCTATAGTAGTATAAGATTAACAGCTACAACTAGAATATGAGGGTTTGTGAAATCAACGCCGCAAATAATAGCTACTAAGGCTACATGGCACCGTATGTGGCATATTCAAATTCCTCTTTATAAGTATCCGCCCCAAGGCTACGTCAATTGATGGTTACAAAGCTCACTTGGTTAAGCAACTTGGCTGGACGACTCGGTACAGTAACCAAGATGATGAGATAAGTGACCCTACTGAAGATCACACGGAGGTCTTTTTGGCTCATGCTAGGATGCATCGAGTCGCCCACCGGACGGACTGGACCTTATTACGTGATCTGTCCCTATACCGGCTCACTTAGTTGTTGACGAATTTCACCATTTCTGAGGACCGCACTGGAGATATTGTGAGTCTGTTGAGGTTTGTCTTTGTGGAAAGCGAACAAATGAAGGGTATCCAGAAGCTGCTGTGTGACTATGCGGCGTGGAATGTGGAGGCTCTGATACATAATGTCTAGTTTTAGTAACTTCTGGATACCGTACCTCCGTTGGAAAAAAGCATCTTTCGCTTGATGTAAATGTTATTCAATAGGACTAGAGATATTGCTTACTCCCCTCTTTCTAGGTGAGCCTTTAAATACGATCTGCCCGTGTGCTATATGTCCTCCTTGATCCAATGTTCAACAATTTCAGCCTCTCCGAGATGTACACAAATTTCAACAATAGAGCCGAGCCATATTAGGTGTAGTGACTTCCTTCGACGTAAATGCACAGTGCGCATATCGGCTCATATGATCGGTAGTATCCATCCTGTCGAATGAAACACCTCCCACTTCTCCCCACATCACTGCCTTCAAGGACGCGTTCTCATCTCCCGGTGGTGGATGGCATGCTGCACTGAGTGCAGCGCTACAGGACGAAGCCAGAGGCATATATGACCGGAGACGTCTGAGGCTAAAACCCGCGAGCACCATCATAGCTGTTCCTCCGACGATAATGGTTATAAACATAGGAAGAGGTGACCATCCGCATGCTGTAACCTGTCTTCCAGCGTAGTACGACCTCTTACCATGAACGTCAAAGGTGTTGATCTTGACCAAAAAAATGCATTGCGAGAGCAGCCAATGTATAACAACCGACACTGTAATTAGGGGAATACTGTATCGATACGGGAGACTGAGATAATACGTCGATCGCTGCTCCCCTTTTGGCCAAGTAACTCGAAGTGGCTTTCGCTGAGTCGCAAAGTCATTGTATTCGGCCACAGCAAGCATGCACGTAAATAGGCCGTTACAAAGAAGATATAATGCCGAAAATACGAGTTGCGGTGTGCTGGCCAAGAGCGCTAATGCAATGAAGTTTGCGCCGTCAAAGAGGATGGTAGAGCTGTTTGGCTTTCCCATTCCCAGGTTTGACCCTATACCTGTCACATCCGCTGATCCGCTAGATAATGCTCGACTGTATAGTGCTATGGCCACAGCCACGCATGCAGAAAATCTGGAAGAGATCAGAGGATATTTAACTTGTCAGGGTAAGGGATAATACACGATGTAAGTAAAAACCCAACGTCGCCAGCTAGCAGCTCTGAACCACCTCTTCCGTTCAGGAAGCAGTTGAGGCAGCGACGTGTGAAAACCAGTGTCATGGGACGGATTGATGGTGTCCAGGGCCAAGGTGCGACTATTACAGAACCGAAATCCGTATATAATGTCCTCTCTGGACAGAAGGCAGTGACCTTTTGTGGTCGGGTCCGGTCGGTCTAGAAATGATGAGAGTGCGTCACCAACAGTCAAAAAGATCTCTTTATGATCTGTTCTCGCCGTCATATACATGCAATATACTTTGACGATGTTGCATGCGATAACTGCTACGCATATCGCTGGGCTGAAGTAGATCTGGCAATGCTGGTTTGCGTCTTTCGTCATGCAGCCAGATACGGCAACTTCCGCTAGCCCATCTCGTTGCTTAGATACAACGGCGTGATAGACACTGTTATTAAACGACCCGGATCGATCCCAGTATGATACTGAGTGGGCATCGATGCGAAATTCGATCCGGGCAGCCCATGAGTCATTCCGCCAGTTGGACGGTGTCATAAGGAAATCACCCAAGTGGCTTTCATCCGGGTTTTGGTTGAAAATAAAAGCCACCAGGGTGTCCATATCGCTCGAAATATTGCTGTACAGAGTGTCATTTCGGACCACAGAGTCGGGCCAAAAGTAGGAATTAGTAAATCTGTCTATGTCGCTCCAGGTGTTCGACCCCTTGTATTTGAAAGACCACTTTGGGTAATTCCAGTTCCCTGCATGAATATAGGTCATGTCTAGCGTTGGACTGAATCGGGGGGGATATGTAGAGGGCCCCTCCACCATATGGTTATAATCACCGAAGACCCAAgtcagaggaagaagactaGAAAAACCGCGCAGACTATCTCTCCCTGCCATCAGAAGGAGCGTAGATGACTTGGTATTAAACTCCACATCGTATTGTTTGGAGCATCCTAGCAAGTCTTTCTTCATGAAAGTGCCGTTGAATATTTCAGCTCGTATATCGTTGGCACTGGAACCGACATAATCGTAAAATGAACGGGCTTCATATTCATCCCTGACGAGAGATTCGTTCTCTTCGAGGTCTTGTGGTATCAC
The sequence above is a segment of the Aspergillus oryzae RIB40 DNA, chromosome 3 genome. Coding sequences within it:
- a CDS encoding uncharacterized protein (predicted protein), which produces MSATSSCDRDISSFYYSESDDDASSTATIDHEEYPKESSLEGASFLPNLFQRFDRARLQGYFWKAKYLFRRIQASSNFENIPLPLLKREIEPGQEWLRGAMLCAWGTASILALNVIITIIAVGVGYSGQSEDKYFTYAELYQGDCSVTGNWTTGMHVVINILSSALLAASNYVMQCLSAPSRADVDEAHSRRQWLDIGIISTRNLAVMDNKRKALWGLLLISSLPIHMLYNAAIFSSISNIQYATVVIPQDLEENESLVRDEYEARSFYDYVGSSANDIRAEIFNGTFMKKDLLGCSKQYDVEFNTKSSTLLLMAGRDSLRGFSSLLPLTWVFGDYNHMVEGPSTYPPRFSPTLDMTYIHAGNWNYPKWSFKYKGSNTWSDIDRFTNSYFWPDSVHCQIYFSPAICVAVIACNIVKVYCMYMTARTDHKEIFLTVGDALSSFLDRPDPTTKGHCLLSREDIIYGFRFCNSRTLALDTINPSHDTGFHTSLPQLLPERKRWFRAASWRRWVFTYIVFSACVAVAIALYSRALSSGSADVTGIGSNLGMGKPNSSTILFDGANFIALALLASTPQLVFSALYLLCNGLFTCMLAVAEYNDFATQRKPLRVTWPKGEQRSTYYLSLPYRYSIPLITVSVVIHWLLSQCIFLVKINTFDVHGKRSYYAGRQVTACGWSPLPMFITIIVGGTAMMVLAGFSLRRLRSYMPLASSCSAALSAACHPPPGDENASLKAVMWGEVGGVSFDRMDTTDHMSRYAHCAFTSKEVTTPNMARLYC